Below is a genomic region from Halostella litorea.
CCTCGTCGCTCAGTTCGTCCATGAACCGTGGGATGAGCGCGCCGCCCCAGCCCATCCCCGTCCCGACGAGCACCACGGCGAGCGCCAGCGCGAGGACGCCGGGGGCGAGGATGAGCAGCGCGAACCCCGCGACGGCAAGCACCATACACCCGGCGGTCGCCTGCTCCCGGCCGAAGCGGTCCGAGGCGGCGCCGACGCCGACCTGCGTCACTGCCTGTACGACGAAGTACGCCGAGAACACCGCGCCGGCCATCGTGGACGACTGCCCGCGGTACGCGACGAGGAACGTGGGGAGAAACGACGACGTCGCCTGCCAGACGAACGCACCCGCCGCGGCGAGACAGACGGTGAAGGCGATCCGGCGGCGCGACAGCAGTTCGACGATCGGCCCGCGCTCGAACCGCTCCCGCATCGGGTCGTCCGGGCGGCGCGGCTCCGTCGGCCGGACGCGCCACGCGAACAGGACGAAGATCGGAACCGCGATGACGGCCCCGAGCGCCACGGCGGGCCGCCAGCCGTACCGCACGCCGACCCACGCCGCGGCGACGGGCGCGACCAGCCCCGCCGCCGGCCCGCCGGAGTTGTGGAACCCGATCGCCGCGCCGAGGTTGCCGTCGTACGTGCGGGCCAAAAGCGTCGACGCGACGCTGTAGTGCAGGCCCGCCACCCCGCCGAGCAGCACCGTCGCGATGACGAACACGGAAAACAACGGCGAAACCGCAAGCAGCAGGCTCGTGACGGCCGTCCCGCCGACCGCGACGAGGATCACCTTCCGCTCGCCGAAGCGGTCCGCGAGGATCCCGCTCGGGAACTGGGAGGCGAAGTACGCCATCCACAGCCCCGTCAGGGCGAGCCCGACGACGCCGTTCGACACGTCGAAGGCGTCGGTGATCGCCGGCACGACCGGACTGATCGCCAGCCGCGCCGCCATCGTCGCGAAAAAGGCCAGCGTACTCAACACGAGCACCGTCTCCCTGTATCGCCACTGCATCAAAGATTCAACTCTCGCTTGGGCGAGACTTCGCCCGAGCCGTCAAAGAGGGCGTCGATCCCGGTGGCGTTGACCGGAGCCGCGAGTCGGCGCGGGTTCGCCGTGCATTCGAGACGACTGCGTCGCCTCGCTACTCGTAGGCGGCGAACCCGGTGAGGTCCTCCCCGAGGATCAGCGTGTGGATGTCGTGGGTCCCCTCGTACGTGTACACCGTCTCCATGTTCGCCATGTGGCGCATCGGCGAGTAGTCCGTTGTGATCCCGTTGCCGCCGAGCATCTCCCTGGCGACCTTCGACCCCTCGCGGGCCATCCGGACGTTGTTGCGCTTGGCCATCGAGACGTGCTGCGGGCGGAGGTCACCGCGCTCCTTCAGGTCCGCGAGGCGGTGGGCGAGCAGTTGCGCGGTCGTGATCTGGGTCGCCAGCTCCGCCAGCTTCCGCTGCTGGAGCTGGAACCGGCCGATCGGACCGCCGAACTGGTCGCGGTCCTTGGCGTACTGCCGCGCGGTTTCGAAGCAGTCCCGGGCCGCGCCGACCGCGCCCCACGCGATGCCGTAGCGGGCCTGCGTGAGACAGGAGAGCGGCCCCTTCATGCCGGAGACGCCCGGCAGGACGTTCTCCTCGGGGACGTACACGTCGTTCAGGGCTATCTCGCCCGTGATCGAGGCCCGCATCGACAGCTTGTCGTCTATCTTGTTGGTCGACACCCCGTCGCGGTCCGTCTCGACGAGGAACCCGCGGACGGGGTCGTCCTCGGCGGAGCGGTCCCGCGCCCAGACGACGGCCACGTCCGCGATGGGGGAGTTGGTGATCCACGTCTTCGAGCCGTTGAGGACGTATTCGCCGGCGTCGCGCTCGGCGTGGGTCTCCATCCCCGACGGGTTCGAGCCGTGGTCCGGCTCCGTGAGCCCGAAGCAGCCGACGGCGTCGCCGGTGCCCAGGTCCGGCAGCCAGCGCTCCTTCTGGTCCTCGCTGCCGTAGGCGTGGATGGGGTACATCACCAGCGCGCCCTGGACGCTGGCCATCGAGCGGATCCCGGAGTCGCCGGCCTCCAGTTCCTGCATCAGGAGGCCGTACGCCCGCTCGCTGACGTTCGGCGAGCCGTACCCCTCCAGGTTCGGCGCGTAGAACCCGAGTTCGCCCATCTCGGGGATGAGGTCCTCGGGGAACGTCCCCGCCTCGAAGTGCTCCCCGATGTCGGGCTTGACGCGGTCCTCGACGAACTCCCGTGCGGTGTCGCGGATCAGGCGCTCCTCCTCGTCCAGATCCGCCTCCAGTCCCACATAATCGAGCATGGGGTACACTCGCGGCCGGCGGCCCAAAAGCGCTCCGTAATTTTTGCCCCTACGCGCCGGCGGGCGCGCCGTCCCAGCGCTCCTCCAGCAGGCGGGCGTCGCAGTCGCCGCAGGTCACCGCCACCACGTCGTACGACCGACAGCAGGACTCGACGGTGTCCTCGCCGAGCGCGACGGGGCCGCCACAGACCGGGCAGGTGTCGGCGAAGAGGCGGAGGGCGGAGAGCAACTGGCCGCGG
It encodes:
- a CDS encoding MFS transporter, giving the protein MQWRYRETVLVLSTLAFFATMAARLAISPVVPAITDAFDVSNGVVGLALTGLWMAYFASQFPSGILADRFGERKVILVAVGGTAVTSLLLAVSPLFSVFVIATVLLGGVAGLHYSVASTLLARTYDGNLGAAIGFHNSGGPAAGLVAPVAAAWVGVRYGWRPAVALGAVIAVPIFVLFAWRVRPTEPRRPDDPMRERFERGPIVELLSRRRIAFTVCLAAAGAFVWQATSSFLPTFLVAYRGQSSTMAGAVFSAYFVVQAVTQVGVGAASDRFGREQATAGCMVLAVAGFALLILAPGVLALALAVVLVGTGMGWGGALIPRFMDELSDEEQGAGFGLVRTVYGVVGSLGSVATGTLADLFGWAVSFGVLTALLALVFVALVVNWALDLGY
- a CDS encoding acyl-CoA dehydrogenase family protein, whose translation is MLDYVGLEADLDEEERLIRDTAREFVEDRVKPDIGEHFEAGTFPEDLIPEMGELGFYAPNLEGYGSPNVSERAYGLLMQELEAGDSGIRSMASVQGALVMYPIHAYGSEDQKERWLPDLGTGDAVGCFGLTEPDHGSNPSGMETHAERDAGEYVLNGSKTWITNSPIADVAVVWARDRSAEDDPVRGFLVETDRDGVSTNKIDDKLSMRASITGEIALNDVYVPEENVLPGVSGMKGPLSCLTQARYGIAWGAVGAARDCFETARQYAKDRDQFGGPIGRFQLQQRKLAELATQITTAQLLAHRLADLKERGDLRPQHVSMAKRNNVRMAREGSKVAREMLGGNGITTDYSPMRHMANMETVYTYEGTHDIHTLILGEDLTGFAAYE